In Henningerozyma blattae CBS 6284 chromosome 7, complete genome, a single genomic region encodes these proteins:
- the TBLA0G01790 gene encoding uncharacterized protein (similar to Saccharomyces cerevisiae GYL1 (YMR192W) and GYP5 (YPL249C); ancestral locus Anc_6.281) — MAKKKKGNKKQGKNSNLNSNSNSNVTSSNASMNEESSIDSSPIKGGVTGGVAARIAALQANSNTDFGASKSTTDQNVDPDVKNDESDEELFHEAGEGDFTHELKLQNDLDDDLNAPINKENAGEEEEEDPAVIAERRNKHVAANLNALIDDFDFLDGGKTNDMDDNYDEDDDDDDDEQANDMLFRKPPIRKQPPRLDIKRDPAPITPVDQIFGLTSPPGISHTKEAHISNTVTPVESSFDVNPKKDVSNPPNETINTIQPNLHEFSEEKGTSTDEKTSISKPFVPEYRKPVTDNQDSELKQIPQIPERRKPVFERHKPDIKQPLDSETNPFLNSIDSSAVDKISEVAASQNISTLGSEKDAGPGLEPPLAPTKTPITEPVVEPVTKPAIESVVETEIEPKTKPTVEPKAEPPVGSKAEPTVEPKSKPTVEPVVEPVIEPVLEPVSEPAPEPAPEPVSKPVNEPIIKQLVEPVAEPINELVTNPTSKLVTEPVAETAIEPAVEPVSKLPTELITEPEANPIAESVARPAAESIVESIAESDVTPIVKPEIESIIPPTTRPIEESVAESVSELAAKSVTEPHMETAPLPVSEPVVEHTSNRSIGRPVPVEVSVDNPVINVPKIVADDENKLPSMNPETKEGIKSSNQLNIASTEPDIDAAKEVSLGINDNMKNSNEDTIETKPVSPKLPPRKTVSELRKNISPTLPPRKKNSIADTPTISKSADKELPKIPERPKPKYAVPPPLSEEMKNETFRKNVALTHARSEPPKLPPNRPRGNSKVADPSGLSKNAEVNLIASRFKATSSHYNKADQKDRDQLDQGQNILRDSYASLLKTLNLVVNQDTTLEPPLTPGDDENALKDVDWTFWTQVVNDFPTVASNEPEKLEERITNGIPSQIRGIIWQLIANSKSQEFEDIYTTLSTAETPHEANIRRDIRRTNFVNESKTEALFNVIKVYSIYDPDVGYTQGMAFIAAPLILNFEKESDAFGLLVRLMKSYGLRDFFLTDMPGLMITLYQFDRLLEENSPMLYSHLGREGIRSTMYATQWFLTFFAYKFPLGFVLRIYDIIFVEGIEVILKFAVILMLKNQEKLKKLKFDKLLEFLKGELFNYYLKDKPLENSDDNASINTYPYSTNGTVTSPSKKSSSSNIKTKNTDKIDVYNYNIDQFVKDAINEVTITPISLNRYKEEYYEIHEVEKQKEEQYETVRIQNKQLQKEVKKLEHDYTVLNREHVQIANELINNRLKTETLADENNDLKLKILELKKNIEEKDRKAKLSKPDSNIPIDLKEDLERTMKRNSEVMNENMRLQDRVELLESRVEDLLRDKRELQGNILANDKKDVLSETSSASHPRPHLHTHDIIQNINAKTSTSPSLNNNTLNNEESQNTTIQSPSHSTTSPNPNTASGSSSNTQTSPKNLQGLGVSGWHGFKKVFKPTS; from the coding sequence ATGGCCAAAAAGAAGAAGGGCAACAAGAAACAAGGTAAAAATAGTAACctcaattctaattcaaattcgaATGTTACTAGTAGTAACGCCTCTATGAACGAAGAATCTTCCATTGATAGTAGTCCAATTAAAGGTGGTGTAACTGGTGGTGTAGCTGCAAGAATTGCAGCTTTGCAAGCAAATAGTAATACAGACTTCGGCGCTTCCAAATCAACAACGGATCAGAACGTTGATCCTGACGTTAAAAACGATGAATCTGATGAAGAGCTGTTTCATGAAGCAGGGGAAGGAGATTTTACACATGAATTAAAACTCCAGAATGATTTAGACGATGATTTGAATGCTCCAATAAACAAGGAAAATGCTggagaagaagaagaggaagatCCTGCAGTGATTGCtgaaagaagaaataaacATGTTGCTGCTAATTTGAACGCTCTTATAGACGATTTCGACTTCCTCGATGGTGGAAAGACAAATGATATGGATGATAATTATGACGAggatgatgacgatgacGATGACGAACAGGCAAATGACATGCTCTTTCGTAAACCACCTATTAGAAAACAACCTCCACGCCTGGACATAAAAAGAGATCCTGCCCCAATAACCCCAGTAGATCAAATCTTTGGTTTAACTTCTCCACCAGGTATTTCTCACACCAAAGAAGCACATATTTCTAATACTGTCACTCCAGTGGAAAGTTCGTTTGATGTAAATCCTAAAAAAGATGTTAGTAACCCACCTAATGAAACCATTAATACAATACAGCCTAATCTCCACGAATTTTCTGAAGAAAAAGGTACAAGTACAGATGAGAAAACTTCAATCTCCAAACCATTTGTACCAGAATATAGAAAGCCAGTTACTGATAATCAAGATTCGGAATTAAAGCAAATACCACAAATTCCTGAACGTAGAAAACCTGTTTTCGAAAGACATAAACCAGACATTAAACAACCATTGGATTCAGAAACAAACCCTTTCCTGAACTCCATAGATTCTTCTGCTGTTGATAAAATATCCGAAGTTGCTGCAtcacaaaatatttctacACTTGGTTCTGAAAAAGATGCTGGCCCAGGTTTAGAACCACCATTAGCACCAACTAAGACACCAATTACCGAGCCAGTGGTTGAGCCAGTAACTAAACCTGCAATTGAATCGGTAGTTGAAACAGAAATTGAACCTAAGACTAAGCCTACCGTTGAACCTAAAGCCGAGCCTCCCGTTGGATCCAAAGCCGAGCCTACTGTTGAACCTAAATCTAAGCCTACCGTCGAACCAGTAGTGGAACCAGTAATCGAACCAGTACTTGAACCAGTATCCGAGCCAGCCCCCGAGCCAGCCCCTGAGCCAGTATCTAAGCCAGTAAATGAaccaattattaaacaacTAGTGGAACCTGTTGCAGAACCAATAAATGAGCTAGTTACAAATCCAACCAGTAAACTAGTTACAGAACCAGTAGCTGAGACAGCAATTGAGCCAGCTGTTGAGCCAGTCTCCAAACTACCTACAGAACTAATTACTGAACCAGAAGCTAATCCAATAGCTGAATCAGTTGCTAGACCAGCAGCTGAGTCAATAGTGGAATCAATCGCTGAATCAGATGTTACACCAATCGTTAAACCAGAAATAGAATCAATCATTCCTCCGACTACAAGACCAATTGAAGAATCTGTGGCAGAATCTGTCTCAGAACTAGCCGCCAAATCAGTTACCGAACCACATATGGAAACTGCCCCACTACCAGTCTCTGAGCCGGTGGTAGAACATACTAGCAATAGAAGTATTGGAAGACCTGTACCAGTGGAAGTTAGTGTCGATAATCCTGTTATTAATGTCCCTAAAATTGTGGCggatgatgaaaataaattgccTTCCATGAATCCAGAAACCAAAGAAGGAATTAAATCTTCCAACCAGCTTAATATTGCTTCAACTGAGCCCGATATTGATGCTGCAAAAGAGGTATCCCTTGGAATCAATGATAACATGAAGAATTCTAACGAAGATACTATCGAAACTAAGCCAGTTTCTCCTAAACTTCCTCCAAGAAAAACAGTATCTGAACTAAGAAAGAACATTAGTCCAACATTACCACCAAGGAAGAAAAATAGTATTGCTGATACTCCTACTATTTCTAAATCTGCTGATAAAGAATTACCAAAAATTCCTGAAAGACCAAAACCTAAATATGCAGTTCCACCTCCACTTTCTGAAGAAATGAAGAATGAAACTTTCAGAAAAAATGTTGCTCTAACACATGCTAGATCGGAACCACCAAAATTACCTCCAAACCGTCCTCGTGGCAACAGTAAAGTTGCAGATCCAAGTGGATTATCTAAGAATGCGGAAGTCAATTTAATTGCAAGTAGATTTAAAGCCACTAGCAGTCATTATAATAAGGCAGATCAAAAAGATAGAGATCAATTAGACCAAGgtcaaaatattctaaGAGATTCATATGCAAGCTTATTAAAGACATTAAATTTAGTTGTTAATCAGGATACTACATTAGAACCACCTTTAACACCtggtgatgatgaaaatgcATTAAAAGATGTAGATTGGACTTTCTGGACCCAAGTGGTAAATGATTTTCCCACTGTTGCCTCTAATGAAcctgaaaaattagaagaacGAATTACCAATGGTATCCCATCCCAAATTCGTGGTATAATTTGGCAATTGATTGCCAACTCTAAATCCcaagaatttgaagatatttATACAACTTTATCCACCGCAGAAACTCCGCACGAGGCCAATATTCGTAGAGATATTAGGCGTACAAATTTTGTGAATGAATCCAAGACTGAAGCATTATTTAATGTAATTAAAGTCTATTCAATTTATGATCCTGATGTTGGTTATACTCAAGGTATGGCATTCATTGCCGCaccattaatattaaatttcgAAAAGGAATCCGATGCGTTTGGTCTATTAGTTAGATTAATGAAATCATATGGCTTACgtgatttctttttaactGATATGCCAGGATTAATGATTACATTATATCAATTTGATCGATTGTTAGAAGAGAATTCCCCTATGTTATATAGTCATCTTGGACGTGAAGGTATCAGATCTACCATGTATGCTACACAATGgtttttaacttttttcgCATATAAATTCCCATTAGGATTTGTATTAAGAATTTatgatattatatttgtGGAAGGTATTGAagttatattaaaatttgcaGTTATATTAATGTTGAAgaatcaagaaaaattaaagaaattgaaatttgataaattattggaattcTTGAAAGGtgaattattcaattattatttgaaagataaaCCATTAGAGAATTCAGATGATAATGCTAGTATTAATACTTATCCATATAGTACTAATGGTACAGTGACCTCCCCATCTAAGAAGAGCAGTAGTAGTAATATAAAGACAAAAAACACAGACAAGATAGAtgtttataattataatattgatcAATTTGTCAAGGATGCGATTAATGAAGTGACAATCACAccaatttcattaaatcgGTACAAAGAAGAGTATTATGAAATTCATGAAGTGGAAAAGCAAAAAGAAGAACAATATGAAACTGTTcgtattcaaaataaacaattacaaaaagaagttaaaaaattggaaCATGATTATACTGTTTTGAATCGTGAGCATGTTCAAATTGCTAATGAATTGATCAATAATAGATTAAAGACTGAGACATTGGCGGATGAgaataatgatttgaaattaaagattttggaattgaaaaaaaacattgaAGAGAAAGATCGAAAGGCTAAGTTATCCAAACCTGATTCTAATATACCGATTGATCTGAAGGAAGATTTAGAAAGAACCATGAAACGGAATAGTGAGGTGATGAATGAAAATATGAGATTACAAGATCGTGTGGAGTTACTAGAAAGCAGAGTAGAAGACTTATTACGGGATAAACGTGAATTACAAGGAAATATACTTGCCAATGACAAAAAAGATGTTTTAAGTGAAACCTCAAGTGCATCTCATCCTCGTCCTCATTTGCATACGCATGATATAATCCAAAACATCAACGCAAAGACATCTACTAGCCCATctcttaataataatacccTTAATAACGAAGAAAGCCAAAACACCACTATCCAATCACCATCTCATTCCACTACAAGCCCTAACCCTAACACAGCCAGTGGTTCGAGTAGCAATACCCAAACTAGTcctaaaaatttacaagGATTAGGAGTGTCTGGATGGCATGGGTTTAAGAAAGTGTTTAAGCCTACATCGTAA
- the ICY1 gene encoding Icy1p: MAKIYIEDYFVGNKLTTDYFLEDPASSTPSNLTVTESFTYNPQFDYNQAQDSGNYEVSNNYTTSHSNNYNSNDDEDIFFLETSDSNITDNTSITLDRQSFTQLSTPFAVGTNNFQSGSSSSLPILTTTSPHKSTTSPNSNSNKNVSSSITWHPNDVFNAAQNNYRNWLNSV; this comes from the coding sequence ATGGCCAAGATTTACATTGAAGATTATTTTGTTGGAAACAAGTTAACCACAGATTATTTCCTAGAGGACCCGGCCTCTTCCACCCCATCTAATTTGACAGTCACAGAATCGTTCACATACAACCCGCAATTTGATTACAATCAAGCGCAAGATAGTGGTAATTATGAAGTGAGTAATAATTACACCACCTCCCACTCAAACAACTACAACagtaatgatgatgaggaCATTTTTTTCCTAGAAACTTCCGACTCTAACATCACAGACAACACAAGTATAACTTTGGATCGTCAATCGTTCACCCAGCTGAGTACACCTTTCGCAGTAGGGACCAACAACTTCCAAAGCGGCTCTTCTAGTAGTCTTCCGATCTTAACCACCACGTCTCCTCACAAATCTACCACAAGTCCTAATAGCAATAGTAATAAGAACGTCAGCTCAAGTATAACCTGGCATCCGAACGATGTATTTAATGCTGCTCAGAACAACTACAGAAACTGGTTGAATAGTGtctga
- the TBLA0G01770 gene encoding uncharacterized protein (similar to Saccharomyces cerevisiae YMR196W; ancestral locus Anc_6.286) produces MIPFASEVIDSTVEEKRLKTNKENNFNWYRWGPYLSERSWATVREDYSYNGDAWNNFPFEHANARVFRWGEDGLFGVSDAKQQICTNVALWNGKDERLKERLFGLTGHQGNHGEDVKELYYYLDNTPTHSYMKALYKYPFTKPFPYKQLIEENGKRGFEDKEFEIYDIDGMFKDSKTNDNCYYDVFFEMAKDDENPEDLSFRITVYNRSELNSGELYVIPQMFFRNTWAWEVDEEKREANKPWLEKDSNSSNLINVHSQKYGERKIVFQPSPGVFAVDENGNPLNEEDEDTDDDIEPELLFTENESNLVKLFNEKKNKSEFTKDAFEEYLVKENRDSVNPKNRGTKACAVYHFPNIPPGEYVTVRYKFTNDFKDSIFQAQDLSLLDEDAFDHVFEDRIEEADNFYWRINPLPINEELRKIQRQAFAGLLWTKQFYHFIWENWYNGDPNIRPAPPKDRANGRNKVWKNLYIDNILSMPDKWEYPFFASWDTAFHCIPLAMIDPEFAKHQLDLLTREWYMHPNGQIPAYEWNFCDVNPPVHAWAVYRTFKIERNLYGREDRVFLEKVFQKLLLNFTWWVNRKDTEGRNVFEGGFLGLDNIGIFNRSEPLPTGGTLEQADSTGWMAFFALQMLNIALELAKENPVYEDIASKFFQHFILISDSMSFEYTVDNSSGELKQIIKQNLWNEDDKFYYDAISWGPQHRQQIPIRSLVGLIPLYAAMTLEPHLLTKFPNFKKRVDWYIENKPEIFDRNVASMSKRGVGERLLLSLVSKDRLKSILERMLDENEFLSPYGIRSLSKYHEKHPFEMHVNDSFYQVKYLSGESNSGMFGGNSNWRGPIWFPTTFLIVESLQRFFLYYGDSFKVECPVGSGNLLNLAEVAEEIAYRMICLFMPDKDGIRPILKTNDFKPEIKSDEEQKLDVSQNESSIPINKELDTVENISDQESSSSPMSMTSSSSTSAHNSNKKESCPDSNDDLSCTDTATGSLNSDSNEDDIRKGIKKAFEDDIQKIQRKDVNRKKEKEEEIKPLDTSYLSTDPHFKEYITFFEYFDADTGRGLGATHQCGWTSIVSKWINDLALSQMKNPRKTRSNSLYSTTTATDSSSVPMAADYGLDEPNKWLMSTRRKSAKSMVYFTGTVLELTEEEKLQHTLGGAKTGVTPRSSIAEASSMKSSSKQKPSSIENAHYFENEVIKKLKDKLRKMSVDSSKSSEDDDQDSELHCY; encoded by the coding sequence atgaTTCCCTTTGCCTCTGAAGTGATTGATTCTACTGTAGAggaaaaaagattaaaaacaaataaagaaaacaatttcaattggTATAGATGGGGTCCCTATCTAAGTGAAAGATCATGGGCCACTGTCCGTGAAGATTATTCATATAATGGTGATGCTTGGAACAACTTCCCCTTTGAACATGCTAACGCAAGAGTATTTAGATGGGGTGAAGATGGGTTATTTGGTGTATCAGATGCTAAACAACAAATCTGTACCAACGTGGCTCTTTGGAATGGTAAAGATGAAAGATTGAAAGAAAGATTATTTGGGTTAACAGGTCATCAAGGTAATCATGGTGAAGatgttaaagaattatattattatctcGATAATACACCAACTCATTCTTATATGAAAGCTTTATATAAATACCCGTTTACAAAACCTTTCCCCTATAAACAATTGATTGAAGAAAACGGTAAGCGTGGGtttgaagataaagaattcGAAATTTATGATATCGATGGCATGTTTAAGGATTCCAAGACAAATGATAATTGCTACTATGATGTTTTTTTCGAAATGGctaaagatgatgaaaatcCAGAAGATTTAAGTTTTAGAATTACCGTTTATAATAGAAGTGAATTGAATTCAGGTGAATTATATGTTATTCCACAAATgttttttagaaatactTGGGCATGGGAAgttgatgaagaaaaaagagAAGCCAATAAACCTTGGTTAGAAAAGGAttccaattcttcaaaCTTAATTAATGTTCATTCACAAAAATATGGTGAAAGGAAAATTGTATTTCAACCTTCACCAGGTGTCTTTGCAGTAGATGAAAATGGTAATCcattaaatgaagaagacGAAGATactgatgatgatattgaaccagaattattattcacaGAAAATGAATCGAATTtagttaaattatttaatgagaaaaaaaataaatcagaATTTACCAAAGATGCCTTTGAAGAATACTTGgttaaagaaaatagagATTCAGTGAATCCAAAAAATAGAGGTACAAAAGCTTGTGCTGTTTATCATTTCCCCAATATTCCACCAGGTGAATATGTAACAGTAAGATATAAATTTActaatgattttaaagataGCATATTTCAAGCTCAagatttatctttattagatgaagatgCATTTGATCATGTCTTTGAAGATAGAATTGAAGAGGCTGATAATTTCTATTGGAGAATTAATCCTTTACcaattaatgaagaattaagaaaaattcaaagaCAAGCTTTTGCAGGTTTATTGTGGACAAaacaattttatcatttcaTTTGGGAAAATTGGTATAATGGTGATCCAAATATTAGACCAGCTCCACCAAAAGATAGAGCTAATGGTAGAAATAAAGTCtggaaaaatttatatattgataACATTTTATCAATGCCTGATAAATGGGAATATCCATTTTTCGCATCTTGGGATACTGCCTTCCATTGCATTCCATTAGCCATGATTGATCCCGAATTTGCTAAGCATCAATTAGATTTACTGACAAGAGAATGGTATATGCATCCAAATGGTCAAATTCCCGCTTATGAATGGAATTTCTGTGATGTAAATCCACCTGTTCATGCTTGGGCTGTTTATAGAACCTtcaaaattgaaagaaatcTATACGGTCGTGAAGATAGAGTCTTTCTAGAAAAagttttccaaaaattattgttaaaTTTCACTTGGTGGGTTAATAGAAAGGATACTGAAGGTAGAAATGTCTTTGAAGGTGGGTTTTTAGGTTTAGATAACATTGGTATCTTTAATCGTAGTGAACCTTTACCCACTGGTGGTACTTTAGAACAAGCTGACTCCACTGGTTGGATGGCGTTCTTTGCCTTACAAATGCTAAATATTGCTTTAGAATTGGCTAAAGAAAATCCAGTTTATGAGGATATTGCAAGTAAGTTTTTCCAAcatttcattttaattaGTGATTCAATGTCATTTGAATATACTGTTGATAATAGTTCTGGagaattaaaacaaattattaaacaaaatcTTTGgaatgaagatgataaattttattacgATGCAATTTCTTGGGGACCTCAACATAGACAACAAATTCCAATTAGATCTTTAGTAGGGTTAATTCCATTGTATGCAGCAATGACACTAGAACCACATTTGTTAACAAAATTCCCTAATTTTAAGAAGAGAGTTGACTggtatattgaaaataaaccAGAAATATTCGATAGAAATGTAGCTTCAATGAGTAAAAGAGGTGTTGGtgaaagattattattgtcTTTGGTATCAAAGGACAGATTAAAGTCAATTTTAGAGAGAATGTtggatgaaaatgaatttttatctCCATATGGTATCAGATCATTATCTAAATATCATGAAAAACATCCATTTGAAATGCATGTCAATGATTCCTTTTATCAagtcaaatatttatcagGTGAATCAAATTCCGGTATGTTTGGTGGTAATTCGAATTGGAGAGGTCCAATTTGGTTCCCAACTACTTTCTTAATCGTGGAATCTTTACAAAGATTCTTCTTATATTATGGTGATAGCTTTAAGGTCGAATGTCCAGTAGGTTCAGGTAATTTGTTGAATCTTGCTGAAGTTGCAGAAGAGATTGCTTACAGAATGATTTGTTTATTCATGCCTGACAAAGATGGTATCAGACcaatattaaaaacaaatgattttaaacctgaaataaaatcagatgaagaacaaaaattaGATGTATCACAAAATGAATCTTCCATTCCAATTAATAAGGAATTAGACACTgttgaaaatatttcagaTCAAGAATCTTCCTCATCGCCGATGTCAATgacttcttcatcttctacATCAGCtcataattcaaataaaaaagaaagttgTCCTGATTCTAATGATGATTTGTCATGCACCGATACAGCTACTGGATCTTTGAATTCAGATTCcaatgaagatgatatcAGAAAGGGAATTAAGAAGGCCTTCGAAGATGATATTCAAAAGATACAAAGAAAAGACGTCAATaggaaaaaagaaaaagaagaagaaatcaAGCCATTGGACACAAGCTATCTATCAACAGATCCTCATTTCAAAGAATACATTACATTTTTCGAATATTTCGATGCCGATACTGGTAGAGGCTTAGGTGCTACTCATCAATGTGGTTGGACATCAATTGTATCCAAATGGATCAATGATTTAGCCTTATCACAAATGAAGAACCCACGTAAAACAAGGTCTAATTCGCTCTATTCCACAACTACTGCAACAGATAGCAGTTCTGTACCAATGGCCGCTGACTATGGTCTTGATGAACCTAATAAATGGCTAATGTCTACAAGACGTAAGAGTGCAAAGTCTATGGTTTACTTCACCGGTACTGTATTAGAATTaacagaagaagaaaaattacaacATACGCTAGGTGGTGCAAAGACTGGTGTTACTCCAAGGTCGAGTATTGCCGAAGCTTCTTCAATGAAATCCTCATCTAAACAGAAACCATCTTCAATAGAAAATGCTCATTactttgaaaatgaagttattaaaaaattaaaggatAAATTGAGGAAGATGTCGGTCGATAGTAGCAAGAGTagtgaagatgatgatcaAGACAGTGAATTGCACTGCTATTAA
- the VTI1 gene encoding v-SNARE protein VTI1 (similar to Saccharomyces cerevisiae VTI1 (YMR197C); ancestral locus Anc_6.287) — MSTLLSSYEQEFKTTLNQTVDNISIADTQSLPQRNSTLKQIEIQKDELIDLLDQIDIEINNSIINSNEKANWKSKLRNYKTELNEKITAKFNDLMDLNDRDRLFGGASFNMDNDGELPDNWNSLSDEQKQQLIKNHSILQKTGERLRDSTRIANETENIGSQIMNDLRSQRETLENARSTLFQADSYVDKSIKTLKTMSRRLVANKFISYAIIAVLILLILLVLFAKFK, encoded by the coding sequence ATGTCTACTCTGCTATCTTCATATGaacaagaatttaaaacaacTTTAAATCAAACAGTTGATAACATATCTATTGCCGACACACAATCATTACCACAAAGAAATTCTAcattaaaacaaattgagattcaaaaagatgaattaattgatctGTTAGATCAAATAGATATTGAAATCAACAATTCTATAATAAACTCAAATGAAAAAGCTAATTGGAAATCCAAATTAAGGAATTATAAAActgaattaaatgaaaaaattaccGCTAAATTTAACGATTTAATGGACTTAAATGATAGAGATAGGCTGTTTGGCGGTGCATCTTTCAACATGGATAATGATGGTGAACTACCTGACAATTGGAACTCATTGTCAGATGAACAAAAGcaacaattaattaaaaatcatTCGATTCTTCAGAAAACAGGAGAAAGATTACGTGACTCCACAAGAATAGCTAATGAAACAGAAAATATTGGCTCTCAAATTATGAATGATTTAAGGTCTCAGCGTGAAACCCTTGAAAATGCAAGATCAACGCTGTTCCAAGCTGATTCATATGTTGATAAAAGTATAAAGACTTTAAAGACAATGTCAAGAAGATTGGTGGCAAATAAGTTTATTAGTTACGCTATCATTGCAgttttaattctattaatattattagtgtTATTTGCAAAATTCAAGTAA